DNA from Paraburkholderia sp. ZP32-5:
CGCGCATACCACGCATACGCACGCATCCACGCGCATGCGCACTCAAACCCGTCAGCCGTTCGCGCCGATCACGTTGACGACCCTGACATTGCGCGTATCGGGTACTTCCGCGTACGACAGCACCTTCAGCTGCGGCAGGCTGCGGCGCAGGAAGCGCGCGATCATCGGCCGCAATGCGTGCTGGACCAGCAGCACCGGCGCGAGGCCGATGTTCTGCTGACGCATCATCGCCTTCTGGGTTTCGGCGAGCAGCGTGTTCGCGAGACCCGGTTCGAGGCCCGGATTCGGCCCGGTCGACAGCGCCTGCGACAGCACCCGCTCGAGGTTCGCGTCGAGCCCCATCACCTGCATGTCGCCGGCGCCGGGGAACCACTGCTGCGTGATCGCGCGGCCGAGCGCGAGGCGCACCGCGGCGGTCAGTTCGTGCGGGTCGGAGATCTTCGCCGCGTGCTCGGCAAGCGACTCGAGGATCGTGCGCATGTCGCGGATCGGCACGCCTTCCTCCAGCAGGTTCTGCAGCACCTTTTGCAGCGTGTTGAGCGGCAGCACCTTCGGCACCAGATCGTCGACGAGCGACGGCGTGTCCTTCTGCATCCGCTCGATCAGCGCCTGCACCTCGCGGCGTCCCAGCAGTTCCGACGCATGCGTGACGACCAGGTGATTCAGGTGCGTCGCGACCACCGTGCTCGAATCGACGACCGTATAGCCGTACACCTGCGCCTGCTCGCGCAGATTCGTATCGATCCAGATCGCCGGCAGACCGAACGCCGGATCGGTGGTCGGCGTGCCGGGGAGCGCGGCCGACACCTGGCCCGGATTGATCGCGAGCCACTGGCCCGGATACGCCTCGCCCGACCCGACCTCGACGCCCTTCAGCGCGATGCTGTAGCCGTTCGGCCGCAATTCGAGGTTGTCGCGGATATGGATGACCGGCGGCAGGAAGCCGATTTCCTGCGCGAACTTCTTGCGGATGCTCTTGATCCGCTTCAGCAGCTCGCCGTCCGAGTTCTTGTCGACGAGCGGAATCAGCCGGTAGCCGACTTCGAGGCCGAGCGTGTCGATCATCGTCACGTCGTCCCAGCTGGCTTCGGCGTTTTCGACCGGCGTCATCGTGTCCGGCGCGACATCGGCCAGCGCGGGCGCGTTCTTGCTCGCTTCGGCGCGCTTCTTCATCGTGCGGCCAAGCTGGATCAGCCCGCCGCCGAGAATCAGAAACGCGAAGTGCGGCATGTTCGGGATCAGCCCCATCATCACGAGGATCGAGCCCGTGATGATCAGCACGCGCGGATTCGTGAACAGTTGCCCGGTGAGCTGCGTGCCGATGTCTTCGTCGGTCGCGACGCGTGACACGATCACACCGGCCGCGGTCGAAATCACCAGCGACGGAATCTGCGCGACGAGGCCGTCGCCGATCGTCAGCAGCGTGTAGTTCTTGCCCGCGGCCGCGAAACTCATGTCGTGCTGGATCATCCCGACGATCAGCCCGCCGATGATGTTGATCACCATGATCAGCAAACCGGCGATCGCGTCGCCGCGCACGAACTTGCTCGCGCCGTCCATCGAGCCGTAGAACTCGGCTTCCTGCGCGACTTCGAGGCGGCGCTTGCGGGCGTGCTCTTCGTTTATGAGGCCGGCGTTCAGATCGGCGTCGATCGCCATCTGCTTGCCGGGCATCGCGTCCAACGTGAAGCGCGCGGACACTTCGGCGATCCGCCCCGCGCCCTTGGTGATCACCATGAAGTTGATCACCATCAGAATCACGAACACGACGATACCGACCGCGAAGTTGCCGCCCACGAGGAAGTGGCCGAACGACTCGATCACCTGGCCGGCGGCGTCCGGGCCGGTATGGCCTTCGAGTAGCACGACCCGGGTCGACGCGACGTTCAGCGACAACCGCAGCAGTGTCGAGAACAGCAGCACGCTCGGGAACGCCGCGAAATCGAGCGGCTTCATCGTGTACATGCTGACGAGCAGCACCATCACGGACAGCGCGATGTTGAACGTGAACAGCAGATCCAGCAGGAACGGCGGCAACGGCAGGATCATCATGCCGAGGATCATGCAGATCAGCAGCGGCCCCGCGAGCGCGCGCAGATTGGTGCCGCTCAGTGCCTCGGGCCGTCGGGCGAGGAAACCGGCGCGAACGTTCATGCGGAGGCTCCTTGCGTGTCGTCGTTAGAAGGGTTCAACGCGTCCTCGGCTTCCTCGGCGGCGTCCTGATCCGATACCGCGCCCTTGTCGAGTTCCGGCGGCACGTCGAGATGGGTCGGCGCCATCGGCACCGCGCCGCCTTCGGACTTGAAGCGCTTCAGCTGATAGACCCACGCGAGCACTTCGGCGACCGCGCCGTACAGCGCGCCCGGAATCTCTCGATTCAATTCGACGTTGTGATAAAGCGCGCGAGCGAGCGGCGGCGCTTCGAGCAGCGGCACGTTGTTTTCGACCGCGAGTTCGCGAATCCGCGCGGCGACGAGGTTCACGCCCTTCGCGATCACCTTCGGCGCGCGCATCTCGCCGTCCGTGTATTGCAGCGCGACCGCGAAGTGCGTCGGGTTCGTGACCACCACGTCGGCCTTCGGCACCTGCGCCATCATGCGGCGCCGCGCGATCGCGCGCTGCTGCTGGCGAATCTTGCCCTTGATATGCGGATCGCCTTCGCTCTCGCGATGCTCGCGCTTCACTTCTTCCTTGGTCATGCGCA
Protein-coding regions in this window:
- the flhA gene encoding flagellar biosynthesis protein FlhA, giving the protein MNVRAGFLARRPEALSGTNLRALAGPLLICMILGMMILPLPPFLLDLLFTFNIALSVMVLLVSMYTMKPLDFAAFPSVLLFSTLLRLSLNVASTRVVLLEGHTGPDAAGQVIESFGHFLVGGNFAVGIVVFVILMVINFMVITKGAGRIAEVSARFTLDAMPGKQMAIDADLNAGLINEEHARKRRLEVAQEAEFYGSMDGASKFVRGDAIAGLLIMVINIIGGLIVGMIQHDMSFAAAGKNYTLLTIGDGLVAQIPSLVISTAAGVIVSRVATDEDIGTQLTGQLFTNPRVLIITGSILVMMGLIPNMPHFAFLILGGGLIQLGRTMKKRAEASKNAPALADVAPDTMTPVENAEASWDDVTMIDTLGLEVGYRLIPLVDKNSDGELLKRIKSIRKKFAQEIGFLPPVIHIRDNLELRPNGYSIALKGVEVGSGEAYPGQWLAINPGQVSAALPGTPTTDPAFGLPAIWIDTNLREQAQVYGYTVVDSSTVVATHLNHLVVTHASELLGRREVQALIERMQKDTPSLVDDLVPKVLPLNTLQKVLQNLLEEGVPIRDMRTILESLAEHAAKISDPHELTAAVRLALGRAITQQWFPGAGDMQVMGLDANLERVLSQALSTGPNPGLEPGLANTLLAETQKAMMRQQNIGLAPVLLVQHALRPMIARFLRRSLPQLKVLSYAEVPDTRNVRVVNVIGANG